TGGGTGCGCGAGCGGTTCGTCGCGGCCTGGTCGGAGGGCCGCGCGGTCCGGCACGACAGCGAGCAGCACGCGACGCTCGTCGTCGGCCAGGACGGATGGACACTGCCGATCCCGTTGGTGAAGGCCAAGGCCGGCTGGTCTTTCGACACCGTGGCCGGCGCCGAGGAAATGCGCGTGCGCCGGATCGGCCGGCACGAGGTCTTCGCGATCGAGACGCTGCGCACCGTGCTCGACGCCCAGCGCGAGTACGCCGAGGTGGACCGCGACGGCGACGGCGTGCTCCAGTACGCCGACCGGCTCGTCAGTTCGCCGAAACGGCACGACGGGCTGTTCTGGCCCACCGTGGAGGGCGAACCGCCCAGCCCGCTCGGACGCGCCTTCGTCGGTGCCGAGGCGCGCAACGCCAGTCCCGGCGGACTGCTCGGATACCGCTACCGGCTGCTCTCCGGGCAGGGCAAGCACGCGCGCGGCGGGGCGTTCGACTACCGCGTGAAGGGCAAGCTCTTCGGCGGCTTCGCCGTGGTCGCGTACCCCGTGAAGTACGGCGACACCGGCGTGATGACCTTCATCATGAACCACGAAGGCGAGGTGTTCCAGCGCGACCTGGGACCGAACGGCGCGAAGCAGGCCGCCGCCCTCGGCCGCTTCGATCCCGGTCCGGGCTGGACAGAGGTGACTCCATGAACACGATGCGCCACTCCCGACGCCTGGCGTCGGCGATCCTGGTCCTGGGCCTCGCGGGCTGCGTCGTCGCACCGTATCCCTACCCGGCGCCGTACCCCGGCCCCACCAACTACGACCGCGCGTTCGCGGCCGCCGCGGGGGCGGTGCGCGACCAGGGCTTCAATGTCACGGTCGAAGACGTTTCGCGCGGCGTGGTGCTCGGCCAGGCCGGCAACGCGTCGGTGCAGGCCCAGGTGACGCGCCAGCCCGACGGCACCGTGCGCGTGCAGTTCGACGCGAAGGCCCCGCAGGACCCGGGCCTGGCCGAGCGCATCTCGCGCAGCTACGACCGGCGCATGGGGCGCTGAACCTCGTTTTCACTGGAGACACATCATGACGGACAAGTCCGAAAAAGGCGGCAAGGGGAAGGACCACGGCGACGAGGACACCGGTGCCGAACGGTCCCTGGGCGAGAAGGACTACCTGAAGGCGCTCGCGCAGCTGCACGTCGAACTCGTGAAGCTGCAGACCTGGGTGCAGCACACGGGCGCGCGCGTCTGCATCGTGTTCGAAGGGCGCGACGGCGCGGGCAAGGGGGGCACCATCAAGGCGCTGACCGAACGCGTGAGCCCGCGCGTGTTCCGCGTGGTCGCGCTCGCGGCGCCCACCGAACGCGAGAAATCGCAGATGTACATGCAGCGGTACATCCCGCACCTGCCGGCGGCCGGCGAGGTCGTCATCTTCGACCGCAGCTGGTACAACCGCGCCGGCGTCGAGCGGGTGATGGGCTTTTGCACCGACGACCAGGTGCGCGACTTCCTGCGCATGGCGCCGCTGGTCGAGCGGGTCATCGTCTCGTCGGGCGTGATCCTGCTCAAGTACTGGCTCGAGGTGAGCCCCGAGGAACAGACGCGGCGGCTGCAGTCGCGCATCAGCGACGGACGCAAACACTGGAAGCTCACCGAGATGGACTTGAAGTCGTACAGCCGCTGGTTCGACTACTCGCGGGCCCGCGACGACCTGTTCCGCTTCACGGACACCGAACACGCGCCGTGGCTCGTCGTCGACTCGAACAACAAGCGCCGCGCGCGGCTCAACATCCTCAGCGACCTCCTCGGCCGGATCCCGTACACCGAGATCCCGCACAAGAAGATCGTGCTGCCCAAGCGCCAGAAGGCGGGCGACTACGTCGAACCCGAGCATCCGTACAAGCGCGTGGCGGAGCGGTACTGAACCATGGCCGCCGCCGTGGAAGACTTCGCCCCGCGCGAGATCGTGTCGTCGCGCGGCGCCCGCATCACGGTGCGCGCCGTGCGCCCGGAAGACGAGGATGGCTTCCACGCGGCCTTCCTGCGCCTGTCGTCGGAGTCGCGCTACACCCGCTTCATGTCGGTGGTGCGTGACCTGTCGGAGGCCACGCTGCACCACGCCACACACCCGGACGCCACGCGGGAGTTCGCGCTGGTCGCGGTGGCGGGTGACCAGATCGTCGCGGGCGGGCGCTTCGTCGCCGTTCCGGAGACGTCCGACTGCGAGTTCGCGGTCACGGTCGTCGACGACTGGCAGGGCCACGGCCTCGGCCGGGCGCTGCTGACCGCGCTGAGGGACGCCGCCGCAGTGCGGGGCTACGGGCGGATGGAAGGCTATGTGCTGTCGACGAACCTCGCGATGCGCAAGCTCGGCGCGCGCCTCGGGTTCAGCGACGGACCGATGCCGGGTGATGCCACGACCCGCCTGCTGGTGGTGGTGCTGAGGGGGGACGACGGGCGTGCCGCCGGCGGTTGAAAAGCTCCTCCCCGGCTGGTGGCGCGCCTACCGCAGCGGCTGGCTGCGCGCCGACGTGCTTGCCGGGCTGATCGTCGCGGCCATCGTGATCCCGAAGGCCCTGGCCTACGCCACCATCGCCGGCCTGCCGGTGCAGGCGGGCCTCTATACCGCGATGGTGCCGATGGCGATCTACGCCTTCTTCGGCACGTCGCGCACGCTGAGTGTCAGCACCACCACGACCATCGCGATCCTGACCGGCACCGCGCTCACCCAGGTGGTGCCGACGGGCCAGCCCGAACTGCTGCCCACGGCCGCGGCGACGCTGACGCTGCTGGTCGGCGGCATGCTCCTGCTGGCGGGCGTGCTGCGGCTCGGCTTTCTCGCGAACTTCATCTCCGAGCCGGTGCTGGT
This genomic stretch from Piscinibacter gummiphilus harbors:
- the ppk2 gene encoding polyphosphate kinase 2 — protein: MTDKSEKGGKGKDHGDEDTGAERSLGEKDYLKALAQLHVELVKLQTWVQHTGARVCIVFEGRDGAGKGGTIKALTERVSPRVFRVVALAAPTEREKSQMYMQRYIPHLPAAGEVVIFDRSWYNRAGVERVMGFCTDDQVRDFLRMAPLVERVIVSSGVILLKYWLEVSPEEQTRRLQSRISDGRKHWKLTEMDLKSYSRWFDYSRARDDLFRFTDTEHAPWLVVDSNNKRRARLNILSDLLGRIPYTEIPHKKIVLPKRQKAGDYVEPEHPYKRVAERY
- a CDS encoding DUF2950 domain-containing protein; this translates as MDSQTLRCRAALVFVACVAFAAAAHANRAFQTPEEAMTTFGEAVTANDTAALEAILGNGYRQFVPPPGAWVRERFVAAWSEGRAVRHDSEQHATLVVGQDGWTLPIPLVKAKAGWSFDTVAGAEEMRVRRIGRHEVFAIETLRTVLDAQREYAEVDRDGDGVLQYADRLVSSPKRHDGLFWPTVEGEPPSPLGRAFVGAEARNASPGGLLGYRYRLLSGQGKHARGGAFDYRVKGKLFGGFAVVAYPVKYGDTGVMTFIMNHEGEVFQRDLGPNGAKQAAALGRFDPGPGWTEVTP
- a CDS encoding GNAT family N-acetyltransferase: MAAAVEDFAPREIVSSRGARITVRAVRPEDEDGFHAAFLRLSSESRYTRFMSVVRDLSEATLHHATHPDATREFALVAVAGDQIVAGGRFVAVPETSDCEFAVTVVDDWQGHGLGRALLTALRDAAAVRGYGRMEGYVLSTNLAMRKLGARLGFSDGPMPGDATTRLLVVVLRGDDGRAAGG